A window from Halorubrum sp. BV1 encodes these proteins:
- a CDS encoding 2Fe-2S iron-sulfur cluster-binding protein, translating into MPTVSYQGEEIECEKGEILRDVLAEAGLSVYNGKSETLNCRGMGSCGTCAVKIEGDVSEPDKKEKARLWLPPHHPSHDVRLACQARVEGDVEVTKGRGLWGQHI; encoded by the coding sequence ATGCCGACCGTATCCTATCAGGGCGAGGAGATCGAGTGCGAGAAAGGCGAGATCTTACGCGACGTGCTCGCGGAAGCCGGCCTCTCCGTGTACAACGGAAAATCCGAGACGCTCAACTGCCGCGGAATGGGGTCGTGTGGGACGTGCGCGGTCAAGATCGAGGGCGACGTCAGCGAGCCCGACAAAAAAGAAAAAGCCCGCCTCTGGCTTCCCCCGCACCACCCGAGCCACGACGTGCGCCTCGCGTGTCAGGCCCGCGTCGAAGGCGACGTCGAGGTGACGAAGGGCCGCGGGCTGTGGGGCCAACACATCTGA
- a CDS encoding cold-shock protein: MATGKVDFFNDTGGYGFIETDDADDDVFFHMEDVGGPDLEEGQELEFDIESSDKGPRASNVVRQ; the protein is encoded by the coding sequence ATGGCGACCGGAAAGGTTGATTTCTTCAACGACACTGGCGGCTACGGATTCATCGAGACTGACGACGCAGACGACGACGTGTTCTTCCACATGGAAGACGTCGGCGGCCCCGACCTCGAAGAGGGACAGGAGCTCGAATTCGACATCGAGTCCTCCGATAAGGGCCCGCGCGCGTCCAACGTCGTTCGGCAGTAA